DNA from Zonotrichia leucophrys gambelii isolate GWCS_2022_RI chromosome 5, RI_Zleu_2.0, whole genome shotgun sequence:
GATACCTAGGCTGTTGTAGGACACTGCCAGAGTCAAGGTGGCACGCACCACAACAAACTGGGGTGCTGAAGTTACACTTGCATCCTAAAACCACAGgttcaacaaaaatatttaagaatttaaGGGATCAACTAGTTTGACTTCACTGAGCCAGTTCAGAAGAGTTAACAAGCACACGAAGTACCAAGAAGCACGGACAAGTGTTTGTACtgcttctgtgtgtgtgtgtgtgtgtagaaaGCAAAATGTACACAAAATAATCAAAGTGCATTAGCAAAATAATGACAGAATTAGCAACTGATTCAGAGTTTTTAGGAAATTCTTTTTGCTGAGAGTATTTTGCAAAACTCCAAACCACCAAATATTCCCTCAGAGCTTTCAGTCCATgatcaaaagggaaaaagcattCTTAAGTATGCTTTACTATTTCAGGGCTTCTTAGCATACCCATTTAAGTTAGGGTCATTGCTTTCCTGAAATTTAGGAACAACATTTACATGCCTACCAAAGCTAAAATTACAAAgccatttaaatattttgcacaGAACTGCTCTGCACAAACAGGAATTACCAGATGTTAGAGTAGTGCTCTGAACACCTACTGCCAGTTGGAACCATTCTAAATCTGACCAAATAGCAATCATGAGAGATCCAGCTTGAACAGATTCTCTAGCATTTGGCTGCAAGCCAACCAAACTTTTGCTGCATCAATTTatggttttgtgttttaaacAAGAACCAAGAAAGACCCCCTCACCCAGCTAGACAAACGTCCCATGACTGAAATCTTTGTAAAGTGATAGCAGCTCATGAAATACCTTATGTTATGCAAACACAGATcacatgattttattttccactaTCATCATCTAACATATGAGGTAACTGAAATTATGTTATGTCTATGCAAGATATCACGAATAAACTACCATAGTGTTTACAGCTTGCTTAGGTAACAAGCACATTCAAAATAAGCAGCACATGATAACAGCAAAGGTTACAGTTTCTAACACAGGATATTACACAGAGCACTTCTATTTGACAAACTAGACTGACTTGACATTGCCTAGCCAGAAAGTCTGGAATACAACACACAACTGTATCTTTTGTTAGCAAATGCTTATTATTCCCAGCAAACCAAACCACTTTTACTATGTCAGATTTTTACCAGCAGAAAGCAGTCACCCTTAAGCTTCTAGAGCTGCCTGAAATAACATTAAGTGACAGAATACAAATGGACTAAAAAAATACCCATTTCCTGAAACAGCTAAGCTAAAAGTAGCTTAGCCTTAAAGCTTTATCTTTTACAGCTGGAGGCACAACTCTACAAAATTGGATAAAGGAATGAATTCATTGTAAGTTTGTTTCCAGATAAAAGCACTACCTAAGCTTTGAAACACTATTTTCTTCATTAGTATTCCCAAACAtgagatgaaatatttaattaaatcatTCACATGGTAAGCACTGGATCAAGAACAGTCTTATCCAAGTAAAACTTAAGTTTTAGGTGGGAATTACAGAGAAAACTTTTCATATTTCTCTCCTTCGAGAATCTAACTGCCAGGGAAGTTGGCAATTCTCTATAACCTCAGGAGAATTGATATAAAATGGAAGACATTCAGGAGAGCAACTGTTTTCTACAGTTCAATTTAGCACATTCATTTTTCCATTATCCCCCTCTTCATCATCCTTATTTCCAGGTCAGTTACATTAGCCATATATTTACTATCTGATTCACTTCAGATATGAATGTTTTCATGAGTGGAATTCCATCAAACTAGCAGCACCTACCCCAGCCAGTCAATTCAATATTTTGACAGGTTAGAACTAACATTTACTGTTCAGTACCCTCTAGAGCTAAAATTATTTGGTCTTCATGAGAACATTTTACCACCTAAAGTGACaactgaggaatttttttcctgctacaaAAAGTTTCTAATATACTATATTAGTTACTTGAAGCTTACATTCTTTCAAATACCTAATTTTAGAAGGTATTCTATTGCTGAGGAATTCACTTCTACTATTTAGGAGTCTGATGCTCCCCAGTATGTGATATGCTTTGATGTGTTCACAAGTAATTCCCAACTGCTTACTGAGGGGTAAGTATCTCCTGTCCCCTCAAAACTTAcagtatgtttatttttttacttgaacATGGGTAAACTTTAAAGATCATAGCAATATCTTATACATGGCAAAAATGACAACTCTTGTGCTCCCAAATGGCCACAGGAAAAAGAATTAGAATGCTACCAAAAAGTACAAGAGAAAGCTTTAACTCAAATATTAACATACAAGTGATTTTAGAACTGGATAGATCACTTCTGAATTGGTTACAAGTTCATTTCACAACTCAAGTCTTATTTAGACAATTGCAGGAAACGAGGGAACTAATTACTCACTGTTTCTTCTCATTCATCTCCCATGCTTCAAGTATTCTTTCTATTAATTGGCACTTAAGGAAGAGCtgtcaaaaaagcaaaatatgcttagcagcagcaaaatgtaacactatttatacattttacaGTTGATACTAAAGTCTGCAAGACTATTAATTTCACGCTCAGGATACATACTTTCATTAAAGGGTTGAAATTCCAGCAGTCAGATCTCAGCCTGAAATCTAAAAGCTAAACCTGTATTAATTCTACACCTCTTTCTATGTGCTGAGTTGTGGTAGTAGCATAAAGCTACTGAAATAGCGATTTTAAGCTTAAAATAGGAAGAACTTCAGAGAAAATGAATACTTCCAGCTCTTCACCATGTTCActttgcagcaaaaaaaaaaaccttctctaTGGGCAGTTTCAGGTTTAACACCCTGAACTAACATTTTAAGTAAAACcagaaagactttttttcattCTATACATTAAGTAGAAAGGGGTGGTGCATTTTATGTAAAATTAATTgcatgaaaacaggaaaattcagGAGACTTGTAAAACACAACTTACATGCTTCAGTAAGAGATTGTCCCCACTGGAATCCTGATCTGTAATTGTGCCATTTTCCGTGTTTTCAAGAGGACTCGCAAGAATCAATGCAATACAGATTTCTACTTGAGTATGCAAAAAGTTATTCCACGTATACTTAAAAAACATGtcctgaaaaacaaattcaCCAAGGTTTACACAAACCAAGACCTTTTCATTAAACATAACCAACAGTCTCACCTATCTAATCACTTTAATGTCTACACTGGAAGAAATCTTTTACATTTTACACTACGTATTATTGTACAAGAAAAAGTTTATGACCCACAAAACCAGTAACTTCTGTGCTTGCCATTTTCTGAATGCAAGGAGTACTACACTGGATCAGAACAAGAATGCAACTAACTGAATTTATTGCAGGGGTCACAAGTAATGAATGCACTTTTCAGACTATGAAGACAGGGAGAAATAATGCTCCCTACTTACATTCCTTCTCCCAGCTGTAGCCCAGAAATGTTCTTTATGACCTTAGAAGTCCTTGACTTTTTTGAGTTCACTTAACTTCCTAGTATGTATAATACCCTTTAATAAATGTGCTCCACACTGCAGACAGATTCTTTATGAAATTGTATCTACCTGTTTCAAACCCATCATCCACCATCTCAGATAATCTAGAAACAGTTTAAGATTATTGGCAAAGTACAAGACAAATACTAAGGCTGAAATGTAATACACAGCATCCATTTAATCAAGTTCCTGTTTctctacatttttttctcttaaacaCAAGTAAGATTTTTGTCAAGCCTAGCTATTTTGGCTACTCACTGCAAAATTCAAACGATTGGTGTCACTGGTAAAATGTAGTGAGTTCTGGAAATATGTGCAGTGATTGGAACAGTATTGAACAATTTTAGTCTCATTCAAAGTACAGCTAAAGGTCTTCAATCTCTCTTCAGTCCTAATGACATTCACCCATAACTTTTCTTAAGTCAAGCCTGCCCAGTGAAACATGTGCTGTTTCAGCAAACAGCATGAAGCACTGAGGTTTCCATGGCTACAAttacctttttccttttgtaaaacCTGCAACAGGAAAGTGTTCAAACCTCACTGAATACAGTTCACAAAATAATCTATTTACAAGAACATGCAAGCATTCATAGTGTGTATGCTCTCTTAGACAATGGATCTAGGAAAAACTGCAGCTACAGTGAAGTCAACTATTTGTATAAAAGTTAGTACCTGTCTGCAAATTcaactgtgaagaaaatttgaGATGGAAACATTTGAATCACACTATAATAATCAGTCACAGGAAAAAGGGGTTTTGGActaaaagcagggaagagaaggTATTTACACTTTAGGCTTGCAACTGCCAACTGAGAAGTTTACATACTGTTATTCAGTAACTAGCTTAAGTTCTACGCTAtttcaagttattttttaatcaaCCAACATTTGGATTTCTTGGGTGAACTGAAACACAAAGAATACATCTGCTACAGTGGACGAAGTATGAGGTAGGAAGTACTCAAAGTACATGTTTACATCAGCAAAGAGCAATGAGTTAGGTAACTGAGTTTGCTGTACACCACCTTGCTTTGAAGTCTGAAGGAGTACAAGCTACCAAGCATAACTGTTCCTTTGCAGGACACTGCTGAGATACCATTTCATAATATACATTAAGTGAGAAAAAGGGGCCTTTAGGGAACAacttagggaaaaaatgaaaatagaaatgaagCCTTGAACATGGCTGAAAACTCAAGAACATCCAGTTGAAAATAAGCTTATTAAGAAAAACACTTCATGTATTTATGAAGTGCAGCAAGTAAGAATCATTAAAGTGGTCAGAAGGACACACCTGATTCAGACAGATTAACAGTAAAATCCAGTATTAAAAGTTCTTAAACCAAGCAACAGACATCACAATACAAAGGTGCTGAAAAGTTAGGCTGGAAAATTATCTGCAGAGTCAGAAAAAGCAGACAAGATCTTAACAGCAATCCATAAAAATGAAGACAGCATAAAGTTCTTACCAGTATGACTCCTATGCTGTTAAGTTCTATAAGCTCCTGATTCACACTGCTTGTATTTGTCTGTAAAAGGCTAGATATTAATCTAATCACATTTAAACGTGTGTTTCCCACAGGTGGATCCAGTACACCCCAGGTTGTCTTCATGacacttttctgaaaaaaaagtttaatacATAAATCCCTTAAAAGACCTTCTAAAAATTCAGCTTATCATTTCTACATACAATAGCTGGGTAGTGCTTAAAAAAAGATACATTTAGTCCTTAAGCAACTGTCTTACCTTCATCCTGCAAAAATCCCctatttttaattccaaataCTGTAGCTTATTTTAATTCCAAAGACAGGAAACACTAAAACCAGTCACATGAAAGCTACAACTCGGTAAAAAAGTGATTGCTAACTACAGACAGGATCTCAAAGTAGATGAAGTCCACTCAACCTTGACAGGAATTACAAGACAGCTCCCCAGAAATAATTCTCACTCAGTCTAGCTAAATTCTGCATTACTACAATGTACACAGAACAGCTAGGTGGACAGTATAAATACATTATAATGCCTCAGCAACCCTACCTtcatacatttaaaaacaatttcatgTTCAGTTCTCTGTTAAAATCTGCAGCACCCAGTTCAGGGTGCAGTGCTCCAACTGAAATTCTGCTAGTGAAAATGTAAGCACAAAATACAAACGGATCACAGGTAAGCCCCGTATTTATACATTCTTTTTATCTTTGGCAAGAGCATAACAGAGTTAAATTGCTTAAATCAGTTACAAAGCCCAAGAAATTTAACATGCCTAGGGTGCAGAGATATGACATGGATCTCATCTACTTGGGTCCTGGGAAAGTCAAGAGAATTGCATGAGCCTAATGTGGGCCATTCCAAAGCTCCAAACAACTGCAGCATCTACAGTCCATATTTCCTATCCAGACTGGATTTTCAAGCACAAAATATACAGCAAATctctttttgttgcttttaGGAAGAAACCCTGCTCCAAGGTTATTTTGCTAATTAAACCAAGTTTGTGCTGGAAAAGCACAAAGCATTGCTGTTCGTTATTACTCCTGGCCTGAGCCAAAGCTCACAACAGGCTAGGAAGTAGCCTGGGTGCTTGCCTGAAAGTTGTCAGACTGGGTTTTGTTTATTATAACCTGCCTAAAACAGACACATGGTTAAGTTTTGCTTCAATTAATTTGTTAACACAAGATTTCACTTACTTTTGGAGGCTCAAGTAGGAGCTCATGGAAGGATGAAAGTCGTGCTTTTATGGCTTCTAAAACACTTTTGTTGACAGAATATGTGGAATTGCTCATGCCTGGAGGACAGATCTCTATATGACCTTCAAATCTAAAACGCACATAAGCAAAATTTGATAATTAGTAACAAAACTAGTTGTAAAACATCTCTGAGGTATGTAACAGTTCTGAAAGGATGTGAAAATAACAAAGatgtaaaaaatgtaaaaacctAGGGTTACGCACACATAAAAATTAAGTGTGACATAATGGTTGAACAAGAGATTTTCTCAAACACTAGCCCTGGTATTTCTAGGTTTATTATGCTTGAAATCCCCAAAATAGTTTTGagattaaaaattacattttaattagttttattGAAGCAGATAAAGAGCTTCATTTGTCTATCTGAAACAACGTAAGTTGAATGTACCAGAGAGATCTGTTCAGCAGTTTTCTCCAAATTAAGTTGCAATAATACTACAAGTAACTTTTGAAAAGTCAATATTCAGTCACTACACTACATCTATTTATTCTATTCCCTGTATCCAGAAATCAAGTGATGAAGTGTATTTGATCTGATCTGTCTATTGGTACTCACAGtagaaaaagctgcagaaagagCAGTCATTTGGTGAAAGTGTAGTAATGCCAACCAATCACCTGATTTGCATTTTTACTCCTTCAGCTACAACAGGTCACAGAAGTGGTTTGGTCACAAGCACAAGGAAGGCATTTGCCACTGCAGGCATAAAGCAAGTGAAATAATAACACTTACGTCTGTCGTCTTGTCTCAAGTAAGGTCAATAGGATTTGGATTGCACTGACAATTGcagattcatttttttctttatgaaaaatattagaCAGAAGCTGCTCTATGATTTCTtgtctgaaaagaaaagcattggTAACAAATGAAACCACTTCAGGATACAGTTGTTAGCAGAAATAACTCCCATTTGCCCacattaaaaaagggaaaactaaaTACAGGAGAATCTTTTCTGGCAGAAACACAGAGTTAGATAAACTCAAAACAAGCAACAGAAGAAAGCTGAAGTTTCCCATATTTAGTCTGCACGGTATCAAGCTGACCTCCACACATAAGATACCATTCAATTGGGCAgcatagaaaataatttaatgagaCAACTTCTTTTCTACACTCCCCACCAGAAAATCCTCCAGGTGTCCTCTGCTTACTTTCCAAGTTATTTTTCATTAGACAAACAAAAGACAGGTAGTCAAGAAAATTAACCTGAAAAGAGCTTGCCATTTCTGAAGGCTTTCAAGGTCAAAAGTTAAAAAGTAGTTTCTTACAAAGTGagaataaaatcaaaaattcaAATCAACTTACTTCTCTAAACTTGCAAGCAGTGGATCTGGTTCTGAACTGTTCTGTACTTGTAGCATCTGGTCTCTGCTTAGACGAATAATTTCACAGAGTGACTGTGATGCATTTGAATGcctctgaaacagaaaacaacactTTGAACTACAAGAATAATAACATGCTGGACTCTAATTCTTCAGataaaaaaggtgaaaatttcaACACTAACAAAAACTCTCCTACCCATAAAACATTCAGGCAGTTAGCTTTATGTCCTAATTGACccttaacaaaacaaaaaaatcttgaagCATGAGGCAAGAATCTATTTCCAACATTAAGGTGGCAAAACATGAGAGCTGAATCTTCCAACAACTTCAAGTATGCCTAAGGCTTTGATATGGATCTCAAAAAGGGGGCAGGGAGGTGGACACAACCACATAACCTTCTTCAAATAACCACACTTAATACAGAAATCAGCTTACTGAAAAAAGCGAGCAGAAAACTAGAAGTTCTAACAGTATGTCATACAGCTGAACAGAGAGACCCAGGGGGGTGCCAGTGATGCCTAAagttttagcttttctatttttcagatccTGTACTGCATTAGTGTGTAACTGAACTTCATATAGTGTtagtaagctctcttcacagtTTGGTCAGACAAAATCCTTCCAGGCCTGAGAACCAGGGTCACCATCACAGTCTCAGGCCTGAAAAGTATAAACAAAAATGAACTGGGGGGAGAAGCAAATCAGGGCAATGTGatttcattacctgaagctataattggacaattaacctcTGATATGCAAATAGACCAAACTTACATCTGTCTGAGAAAACTCCTGTCCACCTTGGGTGTAGCCTCTGCGaggctcctgcactgcccaaggtggatctgTGAAAGGCCTTTAATAAACACCCACTTTATTCTCTAACTCTGTCTTGCCTCTATCTAAGGCAAGAGCAGCACTTACATCTTCATCTTGAGATGGGTGTACGATTTCCACAAGCCGCTGGATAATTCTCTCCTCATTCAGCCACTGCAAAAATGTTTGTGGATGTTAATAAGAATTTTTCCCAAGTGAATTAATTAAATGAACTCATGAAATTGAAAGTAGCCTTTGACATCTGCCACAAGTCATAATGTCAATACTTCTAAATAAGGACTAACAGtaattcagaaaaaagaaaaagtgaaatcagcatttcttagtcacagggaaaaaaaaatcttaggtTAATGTCAACAAACTTTGATGCCAAAGTGTGTTTGGTAAGGtacaaaacaatttaaaaaatgcatctgTCAGATGTAAGTTAGATACCAAAGATTGGGGAACAGACCAGCCACCCAGGTTCTAAGttgtccccagcagcagtggggttttactggaaaaatattggcagctcaaaaaaaacccccaaaaccaagaacaaacaaacaaaaaacacaaacaaacaaaaccccacacatCTAATTTCAGCATATTCAAGAAATAAACTTAGCAAAGCCAGGAGAAATTAAGCCAGCTTCGAGTTCACATATGTCAGACAAAAGTTCTGCGATATTTTACTCACATTTAGCACTTCTTGCCGGGGCTGTGGAGGTTCTATGCAAGTCAGTAGCCTGAGCAACAAGTCCATGATAGCAGAGGTCCCTATGTGCTTAATAATGAGGTCTACAAAATCATGCTTCCTCTTTAGAAAATCTACAAtctggaaatgaaaaagcaagCTTATATTTGCTTCATATATTTCACATGATAAATTACACCAATCACTTTTCATTTCACTCTCCTATCAAACTGACAAAAGAGATGACAACTTCTTAAACACTTCTGCCACTTAAAGCCTGCAGTACAagacaagacaaaacaaaacccaggcaCAGGGCAGATCCATACTACATGCAGCATGTCTCCTCTCAAACCCAACTTGCTGACCATAATCTACTTATAATCCAAAGCAGAGtcaggttttctttttgataTCAATCAGTCTCACCTCTGCTTAATGGGCAAAGCTCAACAGAGCAAAACTCTTAATACAAACGTAGTACCTCAGGTTTGAGAGTCACCATTGCAGATGTTTGCAGTATTGAGCCACATACACTGAGTACAAGAGCACTTCTGGGACTCCAAATGTTTCTCTCCTCGTTCTAAATAATTCTTCACATCAAGTCAGAATCATTATCACTGATTCAAGTCATTTACTTTTGCTTTTAACAGCAATAAATGCAAATATGATCATGTAAAACACTGAGCTAAGCCAAAAGGTAGGCACTCACACACTGATTGCATAAATAGCTCAGGCAAATGTGAATCAAATACATCCTACTCATCCAAGTGTATTTTTTAATCATGTGCATAATGAAAAGGTGTATTCAGCTAGGGTGGAACCTGAATGCCCTCTTTTGACTCTTTTGCTATCCCTCAATTGTGTAGCTTAGAGCAGAATTGTTGAGTACCACAGCTTTATCAGAGCACTTGTAAAACTGGTGAGTTTGCAAATAGTTACCTGTTCTGGTTTTCTGCTGATAAGAATACTTAACACCTTGCTGAAGAAACTGGCCAGTAGAGGGTTTAGAGGAGATTCATTTAAGAGGAAGCTGTACAGTTTCAGGAGTAAGGATTCTTCTTCTCCCAACCTATCATTAATCTGTGAGACATCTGATGTAAGCAGCTCACATGATATGTTTGGGTacctggggaaaagaaaaaattatccaTCACTCATACTTTGCAACTCTCATACCTGCAGCCCTGAATTCAGAACCTGGTAATGCATCTGACTAAATTTTCAAGCAGCCTTGGTCTATACTAAAGTAGCAAGCTAAAACAAACTAATAGAACTGCACATTCAGCCTATAAGATCAGTTTTCATTTAAGAAGGGCACTACTTCAATCTTCAGTAGCAATAGAACACCAGTAGGGAAGCTGAAAAAGCAAAGAGCAAGCTTTCATTTCAAGATCTATTGTTAAATCCATCTCTTCAAGTACTGACTTATTATTGCTTCAGTTTCCAACTCTACTAGAAACATTTACAGGAGACTTGGTTTTTCAGAAATGGTGAAGTTCTGCAACTAACAGCGTAActtatttcacattattttaaCACACTATTTTAAGAAACAAAGCACCTTTCTGTACAGACACTAAAATAGGCCAAAAGCAGTAGAAGTGCTTTTCTACAAATTGCTAGATGGATTTTGAGCATGAACCTTCTCAGCAAGCAAGAAGTCATGGCCATActctggaaaggaaaacatcAGTACTGGGACCCTAAGGACATTGTTCCAAGGATTATCACAAATCTTCTAAGAGGCATCTTCAAAACATCTTACaagtaaacaaaacaaagctaaCCACACAGTTATACTACccaaaaagggtttttttttagcaaCTCCTTTGGACATGACCCGGTTTTGGAAGCATTTGTGAGTAAGAGGCTTCCATTTGAAAACTATGCATATATTAGAATGATTTACTTAGAAGTTCTGTGAAGCCTCTTGAAAACATACTTAATCTAAAACACATCAATACTGTACTATACACCAGCACACAGGGATTCACACTAGCAAATTAACTAGATTTATTTAGTCCTCTTTCCACCTTCCAAATCTCCCCCAACCCCAAAAGTTTTCCTACTTATATCGAATTTTTTCATCCATGTCTTGAGGTGGCTCTTCAATAATAAATGAAACTAAGTCTTCCAGACATTCTGACTTCAGCAGAAACTCTATAAGTTTGCGATTCTGAGCCTTGCACTCCTGTAGAACATCCTCTTCATCCATCAATTCCTTCAGTGTTACATCTTCTCTCTCCAGAAGTGTATCTATGTGCGATGACGAATGGAGATCAAATTTCCAAAACATGCTGGTCTGGGTAAGAAGAACAGCAGTATATCAGCAGTAGCCATTATTCTAACATCCAAAGGTAAGAGTCAGGCAGGGTTTTACTTACATGAAAGGAACATGCCAATTTGCATTAAAGAAAAAGGTATGAAATTTGCTTTTCCCATTCCTTGTTTTTAATCTATGCATTGAGTCAGAGATTCAGAACTATTAGCTCAGCAATTAATTGAGCTGGGTGAAGATGAAATGGACAGAGAATAACTGCACTGAAATACCATCCCACCACTGAAGAAAACATCTATAAAGGTAGAGGAATTCAAAGAATTTTAGCTTGCAGGAAGCACAATTCAGAGTGCAGGAGCTAATTTCAACACTACACTAATTGTCCCTGCCTCCACAAACTTGACAGAGGAGAATATCAAAGGCCAAGGTGTGTTACACAAACATGTCAAGGGCAGAGGCCGCAGCCACTGAAACACTCTAAGAGGCTGTAACAGCACTATAAGAACGAACAACTTCGCCTTTTCCTATAAAATGCTTTGGCACCTCTATATTAATTCTGTTTCTCTAAGCCACCTTTTGAACAGCTGCTACTGAGACAACTGTGCTATCAGAAAAGAGTATTTCAGTCTACAACAGACCCACTAAATTCTTGCTTTCACTTCTCATTAAGCTCCATACAAACACTTCAtttccctccagccctgaaaACAGGGCTTTTACATGACATTTGACCTCTGACACAGTATTAACTGGGTTTATAAGAATGCAGATTTTAATTGGACTGAAAAGAGATACTAGAACACATTAAGaaaaactttcctttccttACAACTGAGAGCAGTAGTTTTGAGCAGCACGCTTTAAGAAAGAGACTCCTTTTGCTCCTTTAGTAAGTATTTTCCAAATGTGAAAGATCAAATCAGTATATTAGTTACTGCTGTGCATTAGCAATATCAGCTGTGAGGACATGTAGTTAAGGCAGGGAATTTCAGTGAACAGTATTATTTTGGCAAGGACACTTCTGTAAACTGTAGGCTGTATACAGGAGCAAGCTTAAAGGCAATAATCCAACTATGCTGTTGTCATACACTCAAAACACCCCATAAATATAGAACAGAAATACCCAATTATTTTGCAACTAAGAGACAGCATTTAAGCACCTACTTCCAAGTTGGAATTGATTCAGCATGCACACTACAGCTACTCAGAACAGCATTGTATCAAATTTAGTAATTGAGGAGtttggaaacaaaaacaacctCAAGGATCTAGCAAAACTTTTGTGTGCACAATCTTTCCACCAGCAAGATTTTCAGTATTCAGTCTAAATACTATA
Protein-coding regions in this window:
- the PPP6R3 gene encoding serine/threonine-protein phosphatase 6 regulatory subunit 3 isoform X1; this translates as MFWKFDLHSSSHIDTLLEREDVTLKELMDEEDVLQECKAQNRKLIEFLLKSECLEDLVSFIIEEPPQDMDEKIRYKYPNISCELLTSDVSQINDRLGEEESLLLKLYSFLLNESPLNPLLASFFSKVLSILISRKPEQIVDFLKRKHDFVDLIIKHIGTSAIMDLLLRLLTCIEPPQPRQEVLNWLNEERIIQRLVEIVHPSQDEDRHSNASQSLCEIIRLSRDQMLQVQNSSEPDPLLASLEKQEIIEQLLSNIFHKEKNESAIVSAIQILLTLLETRRQTFEGHIEICPPGMSNSTYSVNKSVLEAIKARLSSFHELLLEPPKKSVMKTTWGVLDPPVGNTRLNVIRLISSLLQTNTSSVNQELIELNSIGVILDMFFKYTWNNFLHTQVEICIALILASPLENTENGTITDQDSSGDNLLLKHLFLKCQLIERILEAWEMNEKKQAEGGRRHGYMGHLTRIANCIVHSTDKGPNSTLVQQLIKELPEEVRERWETFCTNSLGETNKRNTVDLVTTCHIHSSSDDEIDFKETGFSQDSSLQQAFSDYQMQQMTSNFIDQFGFNDEKFADQDDIGNVSFDRVSDINFTLNTNESGNIALFEACCKERIQQFDDGGSDEEDIWEEKHIAFAPESQRRSSSGSTDSEESTDSEEEDGTKQDLFESHTNTEDKMEVDLSEPPNWSANFDVPMETAHGASLDSVGSAVWSTEAPVPAKETGWASFSDFTSSLSSKDSLRSNSPVEMETNTDPGDPLSANATTHTTQLETPGSVAMEASSDGEDDVENADKVTETVMNGSMKETLSLTVDAKTETAVFKRVLKSYREEGKLTTSQDPSCKYVVEENTEVAEEVPSSLQPTNSSPEQRTDQHTHLGEASVNGPV
- the PPP6R3 gene encoding serine/threonine-protein phosphatase 6 regulatory subunit 3 isoform X4, translating into MFWKFDLHSSSHIDTLLEREDVTLKELMDEEDVLQECKAQNRKLIEFLLKSECLEDLVSFIIEEPPQDMDEKIRYKYPNISCELLTSDVSQINDRLGEEESLLLKLYSFLLNESPLNPLLASFFSKVLSILISRKPEQIVDFLKRKHDFVDLIIKHIGTSAIMDLLLRLLTCIEPPQPRQEVLNWLNEERIIQRLVEIVHPSQDEDRHSNASQSLCEIIRLSRDQMLQVQNSSEPDPLLASLEKQEIIEQLLSNIFHKEKNESAIVSAIQILLTLLETRRQTFEGHIEICPPGMSNSTYSVNKSVLEAIKARLSSFHELLLEPPKKSVMKTTWGVLDPPVGNTRLNVIRLISSLLQTNTSSVNQELIELNSIGVILDMFFKYTWNNFLHTQVEICIALILASPLENTENGTITDQDSSGDNLLLKHLFLKCQLIERILEAWEMNEKKQAEGGRRHGYMGHLTRIANCIVHSTDKGPNSTLVQQLIKELPEEVRERWETFCTNSLGETNKRNTVDLVTTCHIHSSSDDEIDFKETGFSQDSSLQQFGFNDEKFADQDDIGNVSFDRVSDINFTLNTNESGNIALFEACCKERIQQFDDGGSDEEDIWEEKHIAFAPESQRRSSSGSTDSEESTDSEEEDGTKQDLFESHTNTEDKMEVDLSEPPNWSANFDVPMETAHGASLDSVGSAVWSTEAPVPAKETGWASFSDFTSSLSSKDSLRSNSPVEMETNTDPGDPLSANATTHTTQLETPGSVAMEASSDGEDDVENADKVTETVMNGSMKETLSLTVDAKTETAVFKSEEGKLTTSQDPSCKYVVEENTEVAEEVPSSLQPTNSSPEQRTDQHTHLGEASVNGPV
- the PPP6R3 gene encoding serine/threonine-protein phosphatase 6 regulatory subunit 3 isoform X3, translated to MFWKFDLHSSSHIDTLLEREDVTLKELMDEEDVLQECKAQNRKLIEFLLKSECLEDLVSFIIEEPPQDMDEKIRYKYPNISCELLTSDVSQINDRLGEEESLLLKLYSFLLNESPLNPLLASFFSKVLSILISRKPEQIVDFLKRKHDFVDLIIKHIGTSAIMDLLLRLLTCIEPPQPRQEVLNWLNEERIIQRLVEIVHPSQDEDRHSNASQSLCEIIRLSRDQMLQVQNSSEPDPLLASLEKQEIIEQLLSNIFHKEKNESAIVSAIQILLTLLETRRQTFEGHIEICPPGMSNSTYSVNKSVLEAIKARLSSFHELLLEPPKKSVMKTTWGVLDPPVGNTRLNVIRLISSLLQTNTSSVNQELIELNSIGVILDMFFKYTWNNFLHTQVEICIALILASPLENTENGTITDQDSSGDNLLLKHLFLKCQLIERILEAWEMNEKKQAEGGRRHGYMGHLTRIANCIVHSTDKGPNSTLVQQLIKELPEEVRERWETFCTNSLGETNKRNTVDLVTTCHIHSSSDDEIDFKETGFSQDSSLQQFGFNDEKFADQDDIGNVSFDRVSDINFTLNTNESGNIALFEACCKERIQQFDDGGSDEEDIWEEKHIAFAPESQRRSSSGSTDSEESTDSEEEDGTKQDLFESHTNTEDKMEVDLSEPPNWSANFDVPMETAHGASLDSVGSAVWSTEAPVPAKETGWASFSDFTSSLSSKDSLRSNSPVEMETNTDPGDPLSANATTHTTQLETPGSVAMEASSDGEDDVENADKVTETVMNGSMKETLSLTVDAKTETAVFKRVLKSYREEGKLTTSQDPSCKYVVEENTEVAEEVPSSLQPTNSSPEQRTDQHTHLGEASVNGPV